The window CTTAAACAAGGGCAGGAAAGGAGCGATCTGGTATGAAGGTTGCGATCGGTTCGGACCACGGCGGTTTCGGGCTTAAAGAGGCGCTCGTGGCTTTTGTGTTGTCCAGGGGCCATGAAGTGACCGATGTGGGGGCCTTTTTCATGGACCGGGATGATGATTATCCTGATTATACCCGTCTTGTTGCCGAGATGATCCTGAAGGCGGAGGCTGAGCGAGGCATCGTGGTGTGTGGAAGCGGTGTCGGCGCCTCCATAGCCGCGTCAAAATTTCCCGGCATCAGGGCGGCGGTATGCCACGATGCGTACTCGGCCCATCAGGGCGTGGAGCACGACGATATGAACGTGCTTTGCCTGGGACAAGCGATTATCGGAGAGGAGTCGGCCAAGGAGATTGTGTCAAATTTCCTGAAAGCGCACTTCATGGACGAAGTGCGCTAC of the Syntrophorhabdaceae bacterium genome contains:
- the rpiB gene encoding ribose 5-phosphate isomerase B, translated to MKVAIGSDHGGFGLKEALVAFVLSRGHEVTDVGAFFMDRDDDYPDYTRLVAEMILKAEAERGIVVCGSGVGASIAASKFPGIRAAVCHDAYSAHQGVEHDDMNVLCLGQAIIGEESAKEIVSNFLKAHFMDEVRYVRRLQKVRAIEREFMKP